The genomic stretch GCCAGCAGAGTTCATTCCACTGGCGGAGGAGAGCGGCCTGATCTGTGAGATCGATCTGTGGGTGCTCCGGGAAGGATGCCGTCAGTTGAGGGCATGGAACGCGGGACGGGCGACGCCGTTGACGCTGAGCGTGAATCTTTCCGCACAGCATTTTGACCAGCCTGACATTGTCGGGCGGGTGAAGTGGGTCCTGGCGGAGGAAGGGACCGAAGCCCAGCGAATCCATCTGGAAATTACAGAAAGCCTGCTCATGGCTGACAATACCCAGGCGGTTGAGGCCCTCCGTGCGTTCCGAGCCTTAGGGGTGAAAGTGGTGGTCGATGATTTTGGGACGGGGTACTCCAGCTTGAGCTATCTCCAGCGTTTCCCGCTTGATGGCCTGAAGATTGACCGCTCATTTGTGACGATGGCGGCGGAACGACCAGAAGTGATCCAGACGATCGTGACATTGGGCCGCACGTTGAACATGCATGTGGTGGCTGAAGGACTGGAGGAAGACGCGCAAATTCGGCAGCTGCGAGAGATGGAATGCGATTTCGGTCAAGGCTACGGATTTGCCCGGCCTTTGCCTCCACACGAACTGGGCGAGTTTCTCCGGCAACGTTGAGCGGAGACGTTAAAGCAGACCTCACGCCCTGGAGCCTGCACCTTGTTGAACTCAGACGTCGGCAAGTGAGAACCGAAAAGATTGAACTCGGTGAATGACGAGCATCAGCATATCCCTAGATACCGCACATCATGACGAAACGAGTCATTGAAGTTTGAGAGCATGCATCCGACGGCCGGATGCGCAATAGGCACTGGACAACCAGAAACGCTCTGACAATCCAGGTATGACCAGGCCTCGACCGATCATGCTGCTGCTCTCCCACCTGCAGGCGCCCCTGCACTTCTGGAAGGCGCAACGCGACCAACAAACATAAGGCCAGCAGAGGCGCTCTCGGCAAGGCCTGCACCAACGCTGGCTCAGTCAACACCCAGGGGCGATACACCTGAGACTGCGTCGTCGTGAGAGCCAGCGTAGGAGCGAAGGACACTTTGAACACATGTGCGGAACGGTGGGTGCTCGGACGCCCAGTCATTGAGTGGCCCT from Deinococcus sp. Leaf326 encodes the following:
- a CDS encoding bifunctional diguanylate cyclase/phosphodiesterase, with product RQRSASTSFAVLFLDVDRFKLVNDSLGHAAGDELLLAIAARLQASVASVNTVGRLGGDEFTLLLEDVQSREEVIQRVKMVLHHLAVPFSVAGQELRITASIGIALSSDEPTGADELLRDADIAMYQAKTHHKGGYRFFEPAMYERRVTLLNLQRDLRQAVEHSQLRVYYQPILRLSDQVVMGVEALVRWQHPEHGMISPAEFIPLAEESGLICEIDLWVLREGCRQLRAWNAGRATPLTLSVNLSAQHFDQPDIVGRVKWVLAEEGTEAQRIHLEITESLLMADNTQAVEALRAFRALGVKVVVDDFGTGYSSLSYLQRFPLDGLKIDRSFVTMAAERPEVIQTIVTLGRTLNMHVVAEGLEEDAQIRQLREMECDFGQGYGFARPLPPHELGEFLRQR